In one window of Henckelia pumila isolate YLH828 chromosome 1, ASM3356847v2, whole genome shotgun sequence DNA:
- the LOC140875844 gene encoding desiccation-related protein PCC13-62-like, which yields MSRTLSIPAASTTLLLLLLLHLNGGSSESQDLPKSDINLLEFPLNLEYMEAEFFAWGAFGHGLDVLEPNLTSGGPPPLGAQIAKLSPLIRDIIGQFAYQEFGHVRVIKRTVPGFPRPQLDLSVKSFATVINDAFGKELDPPFDPYENDLNYLIACYVIPYVGLTGYVGANPKLQSPTAKKLLAGLLGVEAGQDAVIRALLYERASVPVAPYGYTVAEFTDKISNLRNKLGNQGLKDEGLIVHPSQGPEGKSSGNVLAGDQDSLAFDRTPEEILRIVYGSGKETEPGGFYPNGADGEVAKSYLKLSCI from the exons ATGTCGAGAACATTGTCCATTCCCGCCGCCTCAACCACCCTCCTACTCCTCCTGCTCCTCCACCTCAACGGCGGCTCTTCGGAGTCGCAGGATCTGCCCAAGTCTGACATCAATCTTCTGGAGTTCCCTTTGAATTTGGAATACATGGAAGCCGAGTTCTTCGCTTGGGGAGCTTTTGGTCATGGCTTGGACGTTCTTGAGCCTAACCTTACGTCCGGAGGCCCGCCGCCTCTCGGTGCTCAGATTGCCAAACTCAGTCCATTGATAAGAGATATCATAGGGCAGTTTGCATATCAAGAATTTGGACACGTGAG GGTAATAAAAAGGACAGTTCCTGGATTTCCCCGACCCCAGCTCGACCTCAGCGTAAAATCGTTCGCAACTGTGATTAATGATGCATTTGGGAAAGAATTGGATCCTCCATTTGATCCCTACGAAAATGATCTCAACTATCTGATTGCATGCTATGTTATCCCATATGTTGGCCTCACAGGATATGTGGGAGCTAATCCAAAACTCCAATCCCCAACCGCCAAAAAA CTTCTGGCAGGACTTCTAGGCGTTGAAGCAGGTCAAGATGCGGTCATCCGGGCATTACTCTATGAGCGGGCCTCTGTACCGGTGGCACCCTATGGTTATACAGTGGCAGAATTTACGGATAAGATCTCAAACCTGAGGAATAAGCTTGGAAATCAAGGATTGAAAGATGAAGGACTCATCGTTCACCCCAGCCAAGGTCCAGAGGGGAAAAGTTCAGGTAATGTGCTAGCAGGTGATCAAGACTCGTTGGCGTTTGATCGAACACCCGAGGAAATACTAAGGATTGTGTATGGAAGTGGGAAGGAGACTGAACCTGGTGGATTCTACCCCAATGGAGCTGATGGTGAGGTAGCTAAGTCATACTTGAAATTGAGTTGCATATAG
- the LOC140864564 gene encoding desiccation-related protein PCC13-62-like: MATMSSNISAASTILLLFLLLLHRGSTLSQDLPGSDVDLLEFPLNLEYLEAEFFAWGALGRGLDALEPNLTAGGPPPLGVQKAKLSPFIRDIIQQFAYQEFGHLRAIKKTVLGFPRPRLDLSVASFAAVMNNAFGKQLDPPFDPYANDINYLIASYAIPYVGLTGYVGAIPKLESPTAKRLVAGLLGVESGQDAVLRALLYERAALPVVPYGYTVAEFTDKISNLRNKLGNQGVKDEGLIVNPVQGPEGKTAGNVLAGDQNSVAFDRTPEEILRIVYGSGEESQPGGFYPNGADGEIAKSYLKF, encoded by the exons ATGGCAACAATGTCGTCCAATATTTCGGCCGCCTCAACGATCCTTCTCctcttcctcctcctcctccaccGCGGCTCTACGCTGTCGCAGGACCTGCCCGGATCGGATGTTGACCTTCTAGAGTTCCCTTTGAATTTGGAATACTTGGAAGCCGAGTTCTTCGCGTGGGGAGCTTTGGGTCGTGGCTTGGACGCTCTTGAGCCTAATCTTACGGCCGGAGGCCCTCCACCTCTCGGTGTTCAGAAGGCTAAACTCAGTCCATTTATCAGAGACATCATACAGCAGTTTGCATATCAAGAATTTGGCCATTTGAG GGCTATAAAAAAGACAGTTCTTGGCTTCCCTCGACCACGACTCGACCTGAGCGTGGCGTCTTTTGCGGCGGTGATGAATAATGCATTTGGGAAGCAATTGGATCCTCCATTTGATCCATATGCAAATGATATAAACTATCTCATTGCGTCCTACGCTATCCCTTATGTTGGCCTCACCGGGTACGTTGGAGCTATCCCAAAACTAGAAAGTCCAACCGCCAAACGG CTTGTGGCGGGACTGCTAGGCGTCGAATCAGGCCAAGATGCGGTCCTTCGGGCACTACTGTACGAGCGTGCCGCTTTACCGGTGGTACCCTATGGTTATACCGTTGCGGAATTCACAGATAAGATCTCAAACCTGAGAAATAAGCTGGGAAATCAAGGGGTGAAAGACGAAGGTCTAATCGTGAACCCCGTGCAAGGTCCGGAGGGGAAAACCGCGGGTAACGTGCTAGCAGGCGATCAAAACTCGGTCGCATTTGACCGTACGCCGGAGGAGATACTTAGGATTGTGTATGGAAGTGGGGAGGAATCTCAGCCTGGTGGATTCTACCCTAATGGGGCTGATGGTGAGATAGCCAAGTCCTACTTGAAGTTTTGA
- the LOC140875347 gene encoding uncharacterized protein, with amino-acid sequence MDLTYVKERDIVIDIETCVNSSKELVSLEILDGQVEKVVSFTVCGTPMVVDELANVEISVSLPINVKNVSEISSDMGKSVKKDSRKSTSAKKPPKPPRPPRSSLDAADQKLIKEMTELAMIKRARIERMKALKKMKAAKTSSSASASSSGNLVALLFTVLFCIVIIFKGCHSSGMHPRNNNTIHVHGSSESNSEISGNNIVVQVQNRQNLSVGNAPLMSTGSPF; translated from the exons ATGGATCTCACTTATGTAAAAGAAAGGGACATTGTGATTGATATCGAGACCTGTGTAAATTCAAGCAAAGAACTAGTGAGTCTTGAAATTTTGGATGGTCAAGTTGAAAAGGTGGTGTCTTTCACAGTTTGTGGTACACCGATGGTTGTAGATGAATTGGCGAATGTCGAAATTTCGGTGAGCCTGCCTATAAATGTGAAAAATGTCAGTGAGATTTCTTCGGATATGGGCAAGAGTGTGAAGAAAGATAGTCGTAAGTCAACTAGTGCTAAAAAGCCTCCTAAACCTCCACGTCCACCGAGATCGTCGCTAGATGCAGCTGACCAGAAGCTTATTAAAGAGATGACGGAACTTGCCATGATTAAACGTGCTAGGATTGAACGAATGAAAGCATTAAAGAAAATGAAAGCGGCAAAAACTTCATCATCGGCATCTGCATCATCGAGTGGCAATTTGGTTGCTTTATTGTTCACCGTTTTGTTTTGTATTGTCATCATTTTTAAAG GATGCCATTCTTCAGGAATGCACCCGAGGAATAACAACACCATTCACGTCCATGGATCTTCTGAATCAAATAGTGAAATAAGTGGAAATAATATTGTGGTTCAAGTTCAAAACCGGCAAAATTTATCAGTGGGTAATGCACCCTTGATGAGCACTGGATCTCCCTT tTAA
- the LOC140875668 gene encoding desiccation-related protein PCC13-62-like codes for MATTSSISAASTALVLFFLLLLHGSRPTVSRDLPKSDVDLLEFPLNLEYLEAEFFSYGAFGRGLDALEPNLTGGGPPPIGPRIAKLSPLIRDITGQFAYQEFGHLRAIKRTVPGFPRPLLDLSAATFATVINNAFGKELHPPFDPYANDLNYLIASYIIPYVGLTGYVGANPKLQSPTAKKLVAGLLGVESGQDAVIRALLYERAGFPVVPYGYTVAEFTDKISNLRNRLGKEGLKDEGLIVDPALGPEGRSAGNVLAGDQDSLAYGRTPEEILRIVYGSGNESHPGGFYPHGADGAIARSYLQK; via the exons ATGGCAACAACATCGTCCATTTCCGCGGCATCGACCGCCCTTGTCcttttcttcctcctcctcctccacgGCAGCCGTCCCACGGTGTCGCGTGACCTTCCCAAATCCGACGTTGATCTTCTTGAGTTCCCTCTGAATTTGGAATACTTGGAGGCCGAGTTCTTCTCCTACGGAGCTTTCGGCCGTGGCTTGGACGCTCTTGAGCCTAATCTCACCGGCGGAGGCCCACCGCCCATCGGCCCACGAATTGCTAAACTCAGTCCATTGATCAGAGATATCACAGGGCAGTTTGCATATCAAGAATTTGGGCACTTGAG GGCAATAAAAAGGACAGTTCCTGGATTTCCCCGACCCCTACTCGACCTGAGTGCAGCGACGTTCGCGACGGTGATAAACAATGCATTTGGAAAAGAACTGCACCCTCCATTTGATCCCTATGCAAATGATCTCAACTATCTCATCGCCTCCTATATTATTCCTTATGTTGGCCTCACCGGATATGTCGGAGCTAATCCAAAACTCCAATCCCCAACCGCCAAAAAG ctTGTGGCGGGACTCTTAGGGGTCGAGTCAGGCCAAGACGCGGTCATTCGAGCACTACTCTACGAGCGTGCCGGTTTTCCAGTGGTACCCTATGGATATACAGTGGCAGAATTTACAGACAAGATCTCAAACCTGAGAAATAGGCTTGGAAAGGAAGGCTTGAAAGACGAAGGGCTGATCGTTGACCCCGCCCTTGGTCCGGAGGGGAGAAGTGCGGGGAATGTGCTAGCAGGGGATCAAGACTCGTTGGCTTATGGGCGAACACCCGAGGAAATACTTAGGATTGTGTATGGGAGTGGGAATGAGTCTCATCCAGGTGGATTCTATCCCCATGGAGCTGATGGCGCCATTGCTCGGTCCTACTTGCAGAAATAA